The following proteins are co-located in the Methanoregula sp. UBA64 genome:
- a CDS encoding ATP synthase subunit B has protein sequence MKEYRTITKIAGPLVFVEKTEPIAYQELVNVVLSDGTIKRGQVLDTSDDLVVVQIFETTTGIGRDSGVRFTGETIKMPVGREMLGRILSGGGKPIDGGPEIVPEKRLDITGAAINPYARGMPADFIQTGISTIDGTNTLVRGQKLPIFSGAGLPHNNVALQIARQAKVPGSTESFAVVFAAMGITKEEANYFMADFERTGALERAVVFLNLADDPAVERIITPRLALTTAEYLAFELGMHVLVILTDMTNYCEALRQIGAAREEVPGRRGYPGYMYTDLACIYERAGMIKGQKGSVTQIPILTMPGDDITHPIPDLTGYITEGQIVVNRELHRKGIYPPINVLPSLSRLMNLGIGKGHTREDHKKVSDQMYAGYAEGNDLRGLVAIVGKDALSERDRGLLEFADHFENRFVRQGYDEDRTIEDTLDLGWDLLSTLPVEQLTRIDRDLINKYHPKFKAGAKKE, from the coding sequence ATGAAGGAATACAGGACGATCACAAAGATTGCCGGTCCGCTTGTCTTTGTCGAAAAGACTGAACCCATCGCGTACCAGGAACTCGTGAACGTGGTTCTTTCCGACGGCACGATCAAGCGCGGCCAGGTGCTGGACACAAGCGACGATCTCGTCGTTGTCCAGATCTTCGAGACCACGACCGGTATCGGAAGGGACAGCGGTGTCCGGTTCACCGGCGAGACCATCAAGATGCCGGTCGGCAGGGAAATGCTCGGCCGTATCCTGTCCGGCGGCGGTAAGCCTATCGACGGCGGCCCGGAGATTGTTCCGGAAAAACGCCTCGACATCACCGGTGCTGCGATCAACCCGTACGCCCGTGGCATGCCGGCGGATTTCATCCAGACCGGTATCTCCACGATCGACGGCACGAACACCCTTGTCCGTGGCCAGAAGCTCCCGATCTTCTCGGGTGCAGGTCTCCCGCACAACAATGTTGCGCTGCAGATCGCCCGGCAGGCAAAGGTGCCCGGCTCGACCGAGAGCTTCGCTGTCGTGTTCGCTGCAATGGGTATCACCAAAGAAGAGGCCAACTACTTCATGGCCGACTTCGAGCGCACGGGCGCTCTCGAACGCGCCGTCGTCTTCCTCAACCTTGCGGACGACCCGGCCGTCGAGCGTATCATCACCCCGCGTCTCGCGCTCACCACTGCCGAGTACCTTGCCTTCGAACTGGGTATGCACGTGCTGGTCATCTTAACCGATATGACCAACTACTGCGAAGCGCTCCGCCAGATCGGTGCCGCCCGTGAAGAAGTGCCGGGCCGCCGTGGTTACCCCGGGTACATGTACACGGACCTCGCCTGCATCTACGAGAGGGCCGGCATGATCAAGGGCCAGAAGGGCTCGGTCACGCAGATCCCGATCTTAACGATGCCCGGCGACGATATCACCCACCCGATCCCCGACCTGACCGGTTACATTACCGAAGGCCAGATCGTGGTCAACCGTGAACTGCACCGTAAGGGTATCTACCCGCCCATCAACGTGCTCCCCTCGCTCTCCCGGTTAATGAACCTCGGTATCGGCAAGGGACACACCCGTGAAGACCACAAGAAGGTCTCCGACCAGATGTACGCCGGCTATGCGGAAGGAAACGATCTCCGCGGCCTTGTGGCAATCGTCGGTAAGGACGCGCTCTCCGAGCGTGACCGGGGACTCCTGGAGTTTGCCGATCACTTCGAGAACCGCTTTGTCCGCCAGGGATATGACGAGGACCGCACCATCGAGGACACGCTTGACCTCGGCTGGGATCTCCTCTCGACCCTGCCGGTGGAGCAGCTCACCCGTATCGACCGCGACTTAATCAACAAATACCACCCGAAATTCAAGGCCGGTGCAAAGAAGGAGTAA
- a CDS encoding ATPase — translation MADAVMTMEMIQASQVGMKAIGAGLAVGLTGVGTGVAEMGIGAAAVGAIAENKDFFGLGLLFTVIPETIVIFGLVIALLLLF, via the coding sequence ATGGCAGACGCAGTTATGACAATGGAAATGATTCAGGCATCGCAGGTAGGAATGAAGGCAATCGGCGCAGGGCTCGCCGTCGGTCTCACCGGTGTAGGTACCGGTGTTGCTGAGATGGGTATCGGTGCCGCAGCCGTTGGCGCCATTGCAGAGAACAAGGACTTCTTTGGTCTTGGGCTGCTCTTTACGGTCATTCCGGAAACCATCGTTATCTTCGGTCTTGTCATTGCGCTTCTCCTGCTCTTCTAA
- a CDS encoding alpha/beta hydrolase: MNVPFSRDVLRFSGTHSFLLAASVLEPFSLCIETSDEEYCQGMSPGDLVAVSAPGGGPAEPALMLLELVRTHHLPLIVLPKDHPGSKRIPYVVSAGPEIRTNCSIIRGTHPEQHLICSSDELAGITLFGTPGGIRVDGLSPAISCGVIKNDKY, encoded by the coding sequence ATGAACGTCCCTTTTTCCCGCGATGTCCTGCGCTTTTCGGGCACGCACTCTTTTCTGCTCGCAGCTTCCGTGCTGGAGCCGTTTTCGCTCTGCATCGAGACCAGTGACGAGGAGTACTGCCAGGGCATGAGCCCGGGCGATCTCGTGGCGGTCTCCGCTCCCGGGGGCGGCCCGGCCGAACCGGCCCTGATGCTGCTCGAACTGGTCCGGACGCACCACCTGCCGCTGATCGTTCTCCCAAAAGATCACCCGGGCTCAAAAAGGATCCCGTATGTCGTTTCCGCAGGCCCGGAGATCCGGACGAACTGCTCGATTATCCGGGGCACCCACCCGGAGCAGCACCTGATCTGCTCATCGGACGAACTTGCCGGGATCACGCTTTTTGGGACACCGGGGGGAATACGGGTGGACGGCCTTTCCCCTGCGATATCCTGCGGGGTCATAAAAAACGATAAATACTGA
- a CDS encoding ATP synthase subunit A, with translation MEVKKAKEAKKGVLKRIAGPVVTAVNLDAHMYDVVRVGNEALMGEVIKIQGDNVIIQVYEDTSGIKPGEPVSNTGLSLAVELGPGLLTSIYDGIQRPLEVLVNKMGNFIERGVSAPGLSHEKKWTFKPLVKAGDKAEPGKILGEVQETNIVHKIMLPPNAKPGVIKTIKSGDFTIDEIVYVLEDGREFPMLQRWPVRVPRPVKEKKNPTIPLLTGQRILDGLFPIAKGGTAAIPGPFGSGKTVTQQQLAKWSDAEIVVYIGCGERGNEMTEVLTEFPHLEDPKSGKPLMERTVLIANTSNMPVAAREASVYTGITIAEYFRDMGYDVSLMADSTSRWAEAMREISSRLEEMPGEEGYPAYLAARLSEFYERAGLVETLNGDSGSVSVIGAVSPPGGDFSEPVTQNTLRIVKVFWALDAKLSQRRHFPAINWLNSYSLYLDALHDYYDKEVAPDWNKTRSWAMEVLQKEAELQEIVQLVGSDALPESEQVTIEVARMIREIFLQQNAYDAVDTFCDMKKQYDMMKAIKTFADLAYAAQQSGVSPAQILAVKAKNELPQIKFVKEYKPELAKIEKDMDAEFNTLRSAA, from the coding sequence GTGGAAGTAAAAAAGGCAAAGGAAGCAAAAAAAGGCGTCCTCAAAAGGATTGCCGGGCCAGTCGTAACGGCGGTCAACCTTGACGCCCACATGTACGATGTGGTCAGGGTCGGTAACGAAGCCCTGATGGGCGAAGTCATCAAGATCCAGGGTGACAACGTCATCATTCAGGTGTACGAAGATACCTCGGGTATTAAGCCCGGCGAACCGGTCTCGAATACCGGCCTCTCGCTCGCAGTCGAGCTCGGGCCCGGTCTTCTGACCAGTATCTACGACGGTATCCAGCGTCCTCTCGAAGTGCTCGTCAACAAGATGGGCAACTTCATCGAGCGCGGTGTGTCTGCACCCGGTCTCTCCCACGAGAAGAAGTGGACCTTCAAGCCGCTTGTAAAAGCCGGCGACAAGGCAGAGCCGGGCAAGATCCTTGGCGAAGTCCAGGAGACGAACATCGTCCATAAGATCATGCTCCCGCCCAATGCAAAGCCGGGCGTGATAAAGACGATCAAGAGCGGCGACTTCACCATCGACGAGATCGTCTATGTTCTCGAAGACGGCAGAGAGTTCCCGATGCTCCAGCGCTGGCCGGTCCGTGTCCCGCGGCCGGTCAAAGAGAAGAAGAACCCGACGATTCCGCTCCTTACCGGTCAGCGTATCCTCGATGGTCTCTTCCCGATTGCAAAGGGCGGCACCGCCGCAATTCCCGGCCCGTTCGGGAGCGGCAAGACCGTTACCCAGCAGCAGCTGGCCAAGTGGTCGGATGCCGAGATCGTGGTCTACATCGGCTGCGGAGAACGCGGCAACGAGATGACCGAAGTGCTGACAGAGTTCCCGCACCTGGAGGACCCGAAATCCGGTAAGCCTCTCATGGAGCGGACGGTGCTCATCGCAAACACCTCGAACATGCCGGTCGCGGCCCGTGAAGCATCGGTGTACACCGGTATCACGATCGCCGAGTACTTCCGTGACATGGGCTACGATGTATCCCTCATGGCCGACTCCACCTCCCGGTGGGCAGAAGCAATGAGAGAAATTTCGTCCCGTCTTGAAGAGATGCCCGGTGAAGAAGGCTACCCCGCGTACCTTGCAGCCCGGCTCTCCGAGTTCTACGAGCGTGCAGGGCTTGTCGAGACCTTAAACGGCGACTCCGGTTCCGTCTCGGTTATCGGTGCAGTCTCACCGCCTGGCGGCGACTTCTCCGAGCCGGTCACGCAGAACACGCTGCGTATCGTGAAAGTCTTCTGGGCACTGGACGCAAAGCTCTCCCAGCGCCGGCACTTCCCGGCCATCAACTGGCTCAACTCCTACTCGCTGTACCTGGATGCACTCCACGACTACTACGACAAGGAAGTTGCGCCCGACTGGAACAAGACCCGGTCCTGGGCCATGGAAGTCCTCCAGAAAGAGGCAGAACTCCAGGAGATCGTGCAGCTCGTCGGTTCCGACGCACTGCCCGAATCAGAACAGGTGACCATCGAGGTCGCCCGTATGATCCGTGAGATCTTCCTCCAGCAGAACGCTTACGACGCAGTCGACACGTTCTGCGACATGAAGAAGCAGTACGACATGATGAAGGCGATCAAGACATTCGCGGACCTTGCCTACGCGGCCCAGCAGTCGGGTGTCAGCCCGGCGCAGATCCTCGCGGTCAAGGCCAAGAACGAACTGCCCCAGATCAAGTTCGTCAAGGAGTACAAGCCCGAACTCGCGAAGATCGAGAAGGACATGGACGCTGAGTTCAACACACTGAGGTCGGCAGCATGA
- a CDS encoding V-type ATP synthase subunit I: protein MLAPKPMSRMLIVASRDQAEPIIEELYRERLFHIEDYVEQGREGYEGFKIGTPLHGATEASQELVKVRAIENVFSVRGEDIEAKQKLGTPAIRQKIEQDLPGIEKEVEDLAAARSKLDTKVKEYEQKIAELAPFTGVPVDLALLGGYTHFSVLGGYVPKDVTLSVPHEIETVKGKDRQFVLVVVAAQDRAEAERELQEAQFQSVAIPEESGTATVRTAYYTEQIASLKKEIDGINAKLTTIKESHTDLLVACEEAFRAEIEKTEAPLRFATTSKVFVAEGWVPADHVAALSAALDKVTGGKVFVSEQPVDAVHDNVPVEYNNPEFAKPAQLLMDVYSRPTYTEVDPTLVLAIMFPIFFGVIVGDVGYGLLMLALCAGLWMFMKGEETRQFLKILRNASIMSIIFGVLFSEFLGFELPWAPIIYSRHLNIGVTEAGGHGAAIAELLIVSVWVGILYVTLGRVLGMVNHAKQDHGDHRIKAVLANLGWILVMWGILFGIWSMFPIPLMPDMTKLPIVAVGLSVGIVLAIVCIVLGVIFIARDAVLEIIEIPTIISHVLSYTRLTAVGLSSVAIAMVINYMAIGMFINPGMKDLSIVGIVMIIVGVLIFLLGHMFNLALGLLDGGLHSIRLHYVEFFTKFYKGGGKKYNPFGMKRKFTED from the coding sequence ATGTTGGCGCCTAAACCGATGAGCCGGATGCTCATTGTGGCATCCCGCGACCAGGCGGAACCGATCATCGAAGAGCTCTACCGCGAGCGCCTGTTCCATATCGAAGACTATGTGGAGCAGGGCCGCGAGGGGTACGAGGGCTTTAAGATCGGCACACCGCTTCACGGGGCCACGGAAGCATCGCAGGAGCTCGTCAAGGTCAGGGCAATCGAGAACGTCTTTTCTGTACGCGGCGAGGATATCGAAGCGAAACAGAAATTAGGCACGCCGGCAATACGGCAGAAGATCGAACAGGATCTTCCCGGTATCGAAAAAGAGGTCGAGGACCTGGCAGCAGCCCGGTCGAAACTCGACACGAAAGTAAAGGAGTACGAGCAGAAGATAGCAGAGCTCGCCCCGTTTACGGGGGTCCCGGTGGATCTCGCGCTTCTCGGCGGGTATACGCACTTCTCCGTGCTGGGAGGCTATGTCCCAAAAGACGTGACCCTATCCGTCCCGCACGAGATTGAGACCGTAAAAGGCAAGGACCGCCAGTTTGTCCTTGTCGTGGTCGCTGCACAGGACCGGGCCGAGGCCGAACGCGAGCTGCAGGAAGCGCAGTTCCAGTCGGTTGCAATCCCGGAAGAGAGCGGCACTGCAACGGTCCGCACCGCGTATTACACGGAACAGATCGCGTCCTTAAAAAAAGAGATCGACGGGATCAACGCCAAACTCACCACGATCAAGGAGTCGCACACCGATCTCCTGGTCGCCTGCGAGGAAGCGTTCCGTGCAGAGATCGAGAAGACCGAGGCACCCTTACGGTTTGCCACCACCTCGAAGGTGTTCGTGGCAGAAGGCTGGGTCCCGGCGGACCATGTCGCAGCGCTCAGTGCAGCCCTCGACAAGGTGACCGGCGGCAAGGTCTTTGTCTCCGAGCAGCCGGTTGACGCTGTCCACGACAACGTCCCGGTGGAGTACAACAACCCGGAGTTTGCAAAACCCGCACAGCTCTTAATGGATGTCTACTCCCGCCCCACGTACACGGAAGTAGACCCGACGCTCGTCCTCGCCATCATGTTCCCGATCTTCTTCGGGGTCATTGTCGGGGATGTCGGGTACGGTCTTTTGATGCTTGCCCTGTGTGCAGGACTCTGGATGTTCATGAAGGGTGAAGAGACCCGCCAGTTCCTGAAAATTCTAAGGAACGCGAGCATCATGAGCATCATCTTCGGGGTTCTCTTCAGCGAATTTTTAGGATTCGAGCTCCCGTGGGCCCCGATCATCTACAGCCGCCACTTAAACATTGGCGTGACTGAAGCCGGAGGACACGGGGCAGCGATTGCCGAACTCCTTATCGTATCGGTCTGGGTCGGTATCCTGTATGTCACGCTCGGCAGGGTGCTGGGCATGGTCAACCACGCCAAACAGGACCATGGCGATCACCGCATCAAGGCCGTGCTTGCCAATCTTGGCTGGATCCTCGTCATGTGGGGTATCCTCTTTGGCATCTGGTCGATGTTCCCGATCCCGCTCATGCCGGATATGACCAAGCTGCCCATCGTGGCAGTCGGGCTCTCGGTAGGGATCGTCCTTGCGATCGTCTGTATCGTGCTCGGGGTCATCTTCATTGCACGCGACGCGGTCCTCGAGATCATCGAGATCCCGACGATCATCTCGCACGTGCTCTCGTACACCCGTCTGACGGCCGTAGGGCTGTCGTCGGTCGCCATCGCAATGGTGATCAACTACATGGCTATCGGGATGTTCATCAATCCCGGCATGAAAGATCTCTCGATTGTAGGAATAGTCATGATCATCGTCGGGGTTTTGATATTCCTGCTCGGGCACATGTTTAACCTGGCGCTCGGGCTCCTTGACGGTGGTCTTCACTCAATCCGGTTGCATTATGTCGAATTCTTCACCAAGTTCTACAAGGGTGGAGGCAAGAAATACAATCCATTTGGAATGAAAAGGAAATTTACGGAGGACTAG
- a CDS encoding V-type ATP synthase subunit D, whose amino-acid sequence MALRDIKPTRSELINLKKKIQLSQRGYKILKMKRDGLIMEFFKILSTAKDSRGELLNKYQHAVEMMAVANTVEGAIGVKAAAFSVKETPEITLKSKNIMGVVVPQIESSKVKKSLADRGYGVLGTSPVIDETASAFEDLVEAIIESAEIETTMKRLLDEIEKTKRRVNALEFKVIPELTAARDFIKMRLDEMEREELFRMKKIKARSSA is encoded by the coding sequence ATGGCGCTGCGCGATATCAAGCCGACACGGTCCGAGCTGATCAACTTAAAAAAGAAGATCCAGCTCTCCCAGCGCGGCTATAAGATCCTCAAGATGAAGCGCGACGGGCTCATCATGGAATTCTTTAAGATCCTCTCCACGGCAAAAGACAGCCGCGGGGAGCTCTTGAACAAATACCAGCACGCTGTCGAGATGATGGCGGTGGCAAACACGGTAGAAGGCGCGATCGGCGTGAAAGCCGCCGCCTTCTCCGTCAAAGAGACGCCGGAGATCACGCTCAAGAGCAAGAACATCATGGGCGTGGTCGTGCCGCAGATTGAATCGTCGAAAGTGAAAAAGAGCCTCGCGGACCGCGGCTACGGCGTGCTCGGCACGTCGCCGGTCATTGACGAGACTGCATCTGCATTCGAGGACTTGGTCGAGGCGATCATTGAGAGCGCCGAGATCGAGACCACGATGAAGCGCCTGCTCGACGAGATCGAGAAGACCAAGCGCCGGGTAAACGCGCTCGAGTTCAAGGTCATCCCCGAACTCACCGCAGCCCGGGACTTCATCAAGATGCGTCTTGACGAGATGGAACGCGAAGAGCTCTTCCGGATGAAGAAGATCAAGGCCCGGAGCTCAGCGTAA
- a CDS encoding ATPase, whose translation MKTEVLDDIKKTEAEYQSMVSAAQEEKKKRRSQAELEADNLITKAQSNAEQYKKLKLEEARHQAAQKHADIIQEGNRRSAALNEKGKKNLSKAVQLLVSRFKEQLHVGA comes from the coding sequence ATGAAAACTGAGGTCTTAGACGACATTAAGAAAACCGAAGCTGAGTATCAGTCGATGGTCAGTGCGGCGCAGGAGGAGAAGAAGAAACGACGCTCCCAAGCCGAACTGGAAGCCGATAACCTGATAACCAAGGCGCAGAGCAATGCTGAACAGTACAAGAAGCTGAAACTGGAAGAAGCACGGCACCAGGCAGCCCAAAAACACGCCGATATCATACAGGAAGGCAATCGGCGTTCAGCGGCATTGAACGAGAAGGGCAAAAAGAACCTCTCAAAAGCAGTGCAGCTGCTGGTATCCCGGTTTAAGGAGCAGCTGCATGTTGGCGCCTAA
- a CDS encoding type II secretion system F family protein produces MNFRHSIMGWLMRDPLSYRSLHADLVSARFGVTLEQYLWKSLRIAVLSGVFFGILGYLLGRFFAIQVASGKGIYNVLGLRIPDNFSFLYGILAIEIAGAAVAFFVGAYIIWALLMRWPAVEKKNRVVRINLTLHNAVAYMYAMRKGGSQLTTIFTAISEHARIYGEVALEFRQVVRDVDYFGSDVISAIRHLGETTPSEKLKDFIEDLISVIESGGNMTEFLGNRVRLYQEQARFEQKQFLTILSMVAESYVTLFVAGPLFLIIIMVVMGMMGGAAVIQLSVVIYAIIPIGSLVFILLIDLISTKSEKTERYTRVKILNTFADVPIVKKTGEEPLFDQLRKYDKIRTLAHYIRHPFESFVSDVNQTLYITVPAAILYLVLVLHSMPVYTDPELFIAVVDDHVIIALLIVLIPYAIFYEIWAQKVNGIQTMIPDFLERMAGINRVGLTIVQAIGIMVNTNLGLLSYEIRRIKRDMDWGVNFNDALMRFEERVSTPAIARTVTLITKASEMSAEIGEVLAIAASDAKMSETLKKERLGEMFIYTAIVYLSFFVFLFVVAVLSTQFLPVLANINTSGVSSMGALSGIGSVPIRAFDRLLYHACLAQALFSGLIAGQMGEASIASGIKHSCVLLVITLVVFNFVLVI; encoded by the coding sequence ATGAATTTCCGGCACTCGATCATGGGATGGCTGATGCGCGACCCGCTCAGCTACCGCAGCCTCCACGCGGACCTCGTCTCCGCCCGGTTCGGCGTCACGCTCGAGCAGTACCTCTGGAAATCGTTACGGATCGCTGTTCTCTCGGGCGTATTTTTTGGGATCCTCGGTTACCTTCTGGGCCGGTTCTTTGCGATCCAGGTAGCCTCCGGGAAGGGGATCTACAATGTCCTTGGTCTCCGCATCCCGGATAACTTCTCGTTTTTGTACGGGATCCTTGCCATCGAGATCGCCGGTGCCGCGGTTGCATTTTTCGTCGGGGCGTACATCATCTGGGCCCTCCTCATGCGCTGGCCTGCCGTGGAAAAGAAGAACCGAGTCGTCCGGATCAACCTGACCCTCCACAATGCGGTCGCCTACATGTACGCGATGCGCAAAGGCGGGTCCCAGCTCACCACGATCTTTACCGCCATCTCGGAACATGCCCGGATTTACGGCGAGGTGGCGCTCGAATTCCGGCAGGTTGTCCGCGATGTGGACTATTTCGGATCCGATGTCATCTCTGCGATCCGGCACCTTGGCGAGACCACGCCTTCAGAGAAACTCAAGGATTTCATCGAAGATCTCATCTCGGTCATCGAGAGCGGCGGCAATATGACGGAGTTCTTGGGAAACCGGGTCCGGCTGTACCAGGAACAGGCGCGGTTCGAGCAGAAACAGTTCCTGACGATCCTCTCGATGGTCGCCGAGTCCTATGTGACCCTCTTTGTGGCCGGGCCGCTCTTTTTGATCATCATCATGGTGGTCATGGGGATGATGGGCGGGGCTGCGGTGATCCAGCTCTCTGTCGTGATCTATGCGATCATCCCCATCGGGTCGCTCGTCTTTATCCTCCTCATCGATCTCATATCGACCAAATCGGAGAAGACCGAGCGCTATACCCGGGTAAAGATCCTCAACACCTTTGCCGATGTGCCGATTGTCAAAAAGACCGGGGAAGAACCACTCTTCGATCAGCTCCGGAAATACGACAAGATCCGGACGCTCGCGCATTATATCCGGCACCCGTTCGAGAGCTTTGTCTCCGATGTCAACCAGACGCTCTACATCACCGTCCCGGCTGCGATCCTGTACCTGGTGCTCGTTCTCCACAGCATGCCGGTATATACCGACCCGGAACTTTTCATCGCAGTCGTCGACGACCACGTGATAATCGCGCTTTTGATCGTCCTTATCCCCTATGCTATCTTCTACGAGATCTGGGCCCAGAAGGTCAACGGGATCCAGACGATGATCCCGGATTTCCTGGAGCGGATGGCCGGCATCAACCGGGTCGGGCTGACGATCGTTCAGGCTATCGGGATCATGGTGAACACGAACCTGGGCCTTCTGAGTTACGAGATCCGGCGGATCAAGCGCGACATGGACTGGGGCGTGAACTTCAACGATGCCCTCATGCGCTTTGAGGAACGGGTGAGCACGCCGGCGATTGCCCGGACGGTGACGCTGATCACCAAAGCAAGCGAGATGAGCGCGGAGATCGGCGAGGTGCTCGCGATCGCCGCAAGCGATGCAAAGATGAGCGAGACCTTAAAAAAAGAGCGGCTCGGCGAGATGTTCATCTACACGGCGATCGTGTACCTGTCGTTCTTTGTCTTCCTCTTTGTCGTTGCCGTACTCTCGACACAGTTCCTGCCGGTGCTCGCCAATATCAATACGTCGGGCGTTTCATCGATGGGCGCGCTCTCCGGTATCGGCTCGGTTCCGATCAGGGCATTCGACCGGCTGCTCTACCATGCATGTCTCGCCCAGGCGCTCTTCTCGGGCCTTATTGCCGGGCAGATGGGCGAGGCATCGATCGCCTCGGGGATCAAGCACTCCTGCGTTCTCCTGGTAATCACCCTCGTGGTCTTCAACTTCGTGCTCGTGATATAA
- a CDS encoding V-type ATP synthase subunit E family protein: MGLEAVLEEIREKGKKEADAIRAESKADSDRILAEADRKVAEIKTSAEDASAKQASRIVGQDVSAANLLVKREILNTQKALLDEVYESTRAEIAKLPESFHREAIKKLLIEAKKEIKKGSIHCNARDVAAAKAVLAEAEFSGFTLGEPADIDGGILIDSEGNEVQIDYSYRTFMNKVWESGLKDASDILFG, encoded by the coding sequence ATGGGACTGGAAGCAGTGCTGGAAGAGATCAGGGAAAAAGGCAAAAAGGAAGCGGATGCGATCCGTGCCGAGTCGAAAGCCGACTCCGACCGGATTCTCGCGGAAGCAGACCGGAAAGTCGCGGAGATCAAGACATCAGCTGAGGATGCTTCGGCAAAGCAGGCATCCCGGATTGTCGGACAGGATGTCTCTGCGGCCAACCTTCTTGTGAAGCGTGAGATCTTAAACACCCAGAAAGCGCTTCTGGATGAAGTGTACGAGAGCACCCGCGCCGAGATTGCCAAGCTCCCCGAGAGCTTCCACCGTGAAGCGATCAAAAAGCTCCTGATTGAAGCCAAAAAGGAGATCAAAAAAGGCAGTATCCACTGCAATGCACGGGATGTTGCGGCAGCAAAGGCTGTCCTTGCCGAGGCAGAGTTTTCCGGGTTTACGCTCGGGGAACCGGCCGATATCGACGGGGGCATCCTCATCGACAGCGAGGGAAACGAAGTCCAGATCGACTACAGCTACCGCACGTTCATGAACAAAGTATGGGAATCCGGACTCAAGGATGCATCTGATATCCTCTTCGGATAG
- a CDS encoding V-type ATP synthase subunit C, with the protein MRVRKAKLIPREEYQRMLNMSLPEITRIIEETSYKQEIDELGTTFKGIDLLEVALSWNLAKEYQRIIAITPGTLKQFTRAYLRYWDIQNVLTILRGKMQGMKAGKIKEVLVPAGSLDKVVLDRLLNEDGPDRVIDALKGKRLYPVLAREYPAAKESGSFAKMENELYKQFYAEIIAETSGEGAGGRLFLAYIRLDIDVKNILTLFRLRADNLGEDAKEMYIPGGTISAADFALLHTVKEYREFVDQLKSKVHTAPVIELLKSIETERPVHEIASLLVRVQMEQMEKLSKRNPFSIYPILVYLEKKKYEVSNLRALARGKESKLPADIIGKYLVM; encoded by the coding sequence ATGAGGGTGAGAAAGGCAAAACTCATCCCCCGCGAAGAGTACCAGCGGATGCTCAACATGAGCCTTCCCGAGATTACCCGTATTATCGAAGAGACCTCGTACAAGCAGGAGATCGACGAGCTCGGCACCACGTTCAAAGGTATCGACCTTCTGGAAGTGGCGCTCAGCTGGAACCTTGCAAAGGAGTACCAGCGGATCATTGCCATCACGCCCGGGACGCTCAAGCAGTTCACCCGCGCCTACCTCAGGTACTGGGATATCCAGAACGTGCTCACGATCCTCCGCGGCAAAATGCAGGGCATGAAGGCCGGCAAGATCAAGGAAGTCCTTGTTCCCGCAGGCAGTCTCGACAAGGTCGTGCTCGACCGGCTCCTCAACGAAGACGGTCCCGACCGGGTGATCGACGCGCTCAAAGGCAAACGTCTCTACCCGGTGCTCGCCCGGGAATACCCGGCGGCAAAAGAGTCAGGGTCGTTTGCGAAGATGGAGAACGAGCTCTACAAGCAGTTCTACGCGGAGATCATTGCGGAAACGAGCGGCGAGGGTGCCGGCGGCCGGCTGTTCCTTGCGTACATCCGGCTCGATATCGATGTGAAAAACATCCTGACACTCTTCAGGCTCCGGGCCGACAACCTCGGGGAAGATGCAAAAGAGATGTACATCCCCGGCGGCACGATCTCTGCGGCCGACTTTGCCCTGTTACACACGGTAAAGGAGTACCGCGAGTTTGTCGACCAGCTCAAGAGCAAGGTCCATACCGCGCCGGTCATCGAACTCTTAAAAAGCATCGAGACCGAACGGCCGGTGCACGAGATAGCTTCGCTCCTTGTGCGGGTCCAGATGGAACAGATGGAAAAACTCTCGAAGAGAAATCCGTTCTCTATCTACCCGATTCTCGTGTATCTCGAGAAGAAGAAGTACGAAGTCTCAAACCTCCGGGCTCTTGCCCGGGGCAAGGAGTCCAAGCTCCCCGCGGATATAATCGGGAAATACCTGGTGATGTAA
- a CDS encoding V-type ATP synthase subunit F — translation MEIAVIGNSEFILGFRLAGIKKTIAAENDEKLAESITNVLSDGQVGILVLNSSDMERLPRRLRTTLENSVKPTVIALGGEEGGLSMRERIKRSVGVDLWK, via the coding sequence ATGGAAATTGCAGTCATCGGCAACAGCGAGTTCATCCTCGGGTTCCGGCTTGCGGGTATAAAAAAGACCATCGCAGCGGAGAACGATGAGAAACTCGCCGAAAGCATCACCAACGTCCTTTCGGACGGACAGGTCGGTATTCTGGTGTTAAACAGCAGCGACATGGAGCGGCTTCCCCGCCGGCTCCGTACCACGCTTGAGAACTCAGTCAAGCCCACCGTCATTGCCCTTGGCGGCGAAGAAGGGGGCCTGTCCATGAGAGAGAGAATCAAACGATCGGTGGGTGTTGATCTGTGGAAGTAA